In Euwallacea similis isolate ESF13 chromosome 19, ESF131.1, whole genome shotgun sequence, the genomic stretch tttaaacagttttgCCAGGTAGAAAGGACGAAGTCGAGCTTGAATGGGCTCCAAAGGGACACAAGGAAACCATTGATAAGTACTTAAAGACTTTACCTCCAGAAGCTTTGCCAGtcaaaggtaattttaatcTCTAATAGACAAAAGGGACCAAGTCACAATTGAAATCTTTCAGGTTCTCAGGCAGCTCAAGACCGCAAACAGCTCCTGCAAAAGCAGATTCCCGTTCATGACATCGATCCAGGTCTATGCCATGAGTTGAATGATGAAGAAGTTGCCAGGATGGAAGAGTATGTGGACCACATTAAAAGCAGCTCTGTTGGAGTCGGCCAGATTGTCAATTTGTCCACTGTTATTAAGGGTAAATAAGTGGGAAGACAAGTCTATGgaggttttaaattttgcatttattacaGCTAATCTTCACAGCATCAGTCCTCAGGAGGCCCACATAATAGCCAGTAAACACCCTAAATCTATCCCATTTAGCGAAGTTGTCAATTTACAGAGCGGTTTAGCCAAAAGCCTGGACTCTCTGTCGCTTAATCAGAAGCCCAATCATCAACTTCTCGCCTCCCCTTTACCCACAATGCAACCATCTGCCATTAACCCCAGGGAGGACGTCAGTAGATCTCCTTATCAGGCgatgaaattcaaagatatTAATCACGTGGGATATTCATTAAACTTGAGCCCTGACAAAAGCTCACTGCACCCCCGTTATGCAGACAACTTATCTAAGAAAGAGGGAGACGGCTATAGTATCGATGAGAAGCTGTTGCAAGGGACCAATTTTAACCCGGCTTTGACTCCTAGTCAGTTTATGAAAGGTCGCGATGAATTTAGACGGTCTCCAGTGCCTTATGCAGATGCctcatttgagaaaaataccttaaatTCTAAAGGTTCGGCTGATAATGATGAGCAAACCGGGTTTGAAAACCCACTTTTTAAGAATCGCTCTCCGGCGAACAAGAGTCTTCCGGGTTATTCAGCAGCAAGCAACGTTTCGTCTCAAGTGGAGAACCTGGACCCAACAAAACCTCTTAAGAGCATGAAAGACCTGATTTATAGCACTTATGACCCGAATCAAGGACCGATTCCTGAAGATATCTCAGGGAATGTGGGTAATAGGGCAGTTTTACCAGGTTATGAACCACATCTTGTTTTGAACACGTACAAACATGATCCTAGCGTGATAGCACTGCAAAAGCACAGTGAACAGGTGCCGCCTTTTAGTGGAGCTTTTGCAAAGAATTTGACTTGCAATCCTGCTAACACCGGTAAACCTTTAAGCATGCATCAAAATGTTAGTGAGCAACAAAATAATAGCTTTGAGGATCATGGAACTGCCATAAATAATTCCAGTCTAAGGCCATTTAACCAAAGTGCACAGAGCAAAGAGCAGGAACCAAACATTAACGAAGCATATAATACCCCAAGTCTACATGATCAAATC encodes the following:
- the Tes gene encoding uncharacterized protein Tes gives rise to the protein MSGEIEVSETPNWLNDLEAKRERRLKVKLGHETGAGAPCLKCGDDCPGLDLHFWRKACKICRCPKEEHDVPDDDIYGWAQFQLLGSKPNRVKTKIILPGRKDEVELEWAPKGHKETIDKYLKTLPPEALPVKGSQAAQDRKQLLQKQIPVHDIDPGLCHELNDEEVARMEEYVDHIKSSSVGVGQIVNLSTVIKANLHSISPQEAHIIASKHPKSIPFSEVVNLQSGLAKSLDSLSLNQKPNHQLLASPLPTMQPSAINPREDVSRSPYQAMKFKDINHVGYSLNLSPDKSSLHPRYADNLSKKEGDGYSIDEKLLQGTNFNPALTPSQFMKGRDEFRRSPVPYADASFEKNTLNSKGSADNDEQTGFENPLFKNRSPANKSLPGYSAASNVSSQVENLDPTKPLKSMKDLIYSTYDPNQGPIPEDISGNVGNRAVLPGYEPHLVLNTYKHDPSVIALQKHSEQVPPFSGAFAKNLTCNPANTGKPLSMHQNVSEQQNNSFEDHGTAINNSSLRPFNQSAQSKEQEPNINEAYNTPSLHDQIFNAQQRREQEPHSGESGTLPQNMYNKPIPSTSAQFGGLPLKARKPLANQNPRELHITEDFLEPHFVNIGSIQDLNPDIRKATSAVNPGYQDEDYGTDYSPESIKEILNNIKLPDCHYCKKPFEENEFAVTIDRASVLFHANCFRCAGCNQCLADNIYFYHKETNNVYCGRDYAKIRGYPRCSACDELIFTKEYCLAENNTFHLKHFCCFQCDTPLAGQDYTLEKDKPYCLPCYETSKAAKCSTCEKVIKPHERGCHLNGVHFHAEDECFRCIVCGVPLMGKKLLLKVGKLYCSHDCFNSVSGHRS